GCCCCGTACTCGCCCTTGGGCTGGCCGGAAACGTCCAGCCCTCCGGCACGCCCCACTCGTCCAACCGCTGGTCGACGTCAGCGGACAGGGGCACGGAACTCCCACATGAGCGCCGTCGCCTTGCGTGGCCGCGCCTGCTCCCGGCGCGTCGCGTGCACTCGCCGTCCCGTGATCGACATGGCGCCGGACAATATCCGCGGACAGTTCAACAGCGCATAGGCCAGGTGGGAGGGGTGGCGGGCGCGGTTCTTCGTCCACCAGGGTTGGGTGGCTGCGCGATCAGCTCCGCGAAACCGGTCGCACCCGGCCTCTCCCCCGGCCAGAGACCGACCCAACGATGACCGCGCCGGACCCGTGATCCGGCCTTTCCCACCCTCCGGGCCGCCGTGTCGGCCGGGAGTCGACCCATCGTGATCTGCGCGATCCGCACCTCGTGTCGGGCCCTCGCGCGCCACCACGAAACGGAGCAACTCGTCGCGGAGGCGGCCGGATTCAAGCAGCCGCTCGGCCAGGATCCGCGCTGGAACGAGTACGGCCAGTCGCTCTGCCGGATCGTGACGCACCACCGCCCCAGGAACGAGGACGCGGTCGTCGTCACCTCAGGTCCGGCGGCAGTCTCGCCACGCTCTGCGGCGCCCCGCTGTCCACGTCACCGGCGACCGTCGCATGTGCTCACCTATCGCTGAGGCCGACCGCCCTCCCGGCCGCGGCCCGCCCGTCACGCCGTTCCCGGCACCACCCGGGGGCCGCTACGCCCTGGCTCGCTCGGACGGCTCGGTCGCCGCCTTCGACGCCACCGGGGATGCGGTGAACAGCGCGTGGACGGCCGTGCGGACCTGGTCGGCGACCACCTCGGGCGTGGAGGCGTCGAGCTTGCCGTCCAGGTGCAGGAAGGCCAAGCCGTGGACCAGGGCCCACACCGTGGTCGACAGCGCGTCCGGATCGGCGTCGGGAAAGGTGTCCCGGACGATGCCGCGGACGTATTCCGACAGGGCGGCGGTCGCCTCCACCCGCTCCTCGTTGCCCGGGTCGCAGGGCTCCGCGAACATCACCCGGAACATCGCCGGGTGATCGAGCGCGAATCGGACGTAGGCAACGGCGACCGCGGTGAGATCGTCAGGCGTCGCGGGCGCGGGATGCGCCGCGGTCAGGTATCCGGCGAGTTCGCGGTAGCCCTCGGCTGCAACGGAGGAGACGAGCGCGTCGCGGTCCGCGTAGTGGCGGTACGGGGCCGTCGCCGACACACCGGCCCGCCGTGCGACCGCCCGCAGGGACAGTCCGGCGCTGCCGTCCTCCTCCAGCAGCTCCCGCGCAGCGCGCAGGCAGGCGGCGCGCAGATCGCCGTGGTGGTACGAGTCATTCGCTTGTGGCACGGAACACCCTCCCTCATGTTTACACCGCGCACATGGCCCGCCTAATGTGAACGGTGCACACATTGTAATCGACGGAGAGGAGAATCCGGATGGCCAGCGAGCTTTTCTCACCGCTGTCCCTGCGCTCTGGGCAGGTACTGGGCAACCGGATCGCGAAGGCGGCCATGGAGGAGAACATGGCCGGCGACGGCCAGCTGCCCGATGGCCAGCTGCTGTCGCTGTACCGGCGCTGGGCCACCGGCGGCACCGGACTCCTGATCACCGGCAACGTCATGGTCCACGCCGAAGCACTGACCGGTCCCGCCGGGGTCGTACTCGACGATGCCGCGCCGCTGGAGCCGTTCACCGAGTGGGCCAAGGCCGGCAAGTCCGGCGGTGGAGCGATGTGGATGCAGATCAATCACCCCGGCCGCCAGATCCAGGCGGACATGCCCGGCGTCGTGTGGGGCCCGTCCGCGGTGGGGGTCGACCTGGGAAAGCACAGCAGCCGTTTCGGTCGACCTGTCGCCATGACCCCCGAGCAGATCGAGGCCACGGTGACGCGGTACGCGGTCACGGCACACCGCGCCGAGAAGGCGGGGTTTGACGGTGTGGAGGTCCACGCCGCGCATGGTTACCTGCTTTCACAGTTCCTGTCCCCGCTGGTCAACCAACGCACCGACGAGTGGGGCGGGTCCCTGGAAAACCGGGCTCGGATGCTGTTGGACGTCGTCCGGGCCGTGCGCGCCGCCGTCTCGCCGTCCTTCGCGGTCGCGGTGAAGCTCAACTCCGCGGATTTTCAGCGGGGCGGATTCGACGCCGACGATGCTCGGCAGGTGATCGCGATGCTCGAACCGCTCGGCGTCGACCTGGTGGAACTGTCCGGCGGCAGTTACGAGAGCCCCGCGATGTCCGGCCGCCCCGCCGATGCGCGTACCCAGGCCCGTGAGGCGTACTTCCTGGACCTGGCGAAGGACCTGGTCAAGACCAGTCCTCTCCCGCTGATGCTCACCGGCGGCATCACCCGGCGCGATACCGCCGAACTGGTCCTCGCCAGTGGCGTGGCACTCGTCGGGATGGGCACCGCCCTCGCCGTCACCCCGGACCTGCCCGACCGCTGGCGCCACGGCCGCGAGGCGGACCGGCAACTGCGGCCGGTGACCTGGTCCGACAAGGCCCTCGCTTCCGCCGCGAGCACGGCGCAGGTCCGTCACCAGCTGCGCCGCATCGCCCGCGGAAGCCGTCCCAAGCCCCATACCCGCCCCGCGTACGCGCTTGTCGCCGAGCAGCGTCAGCAGCGACGGGCACTGCGCCGCTACCGCGCGTGGCTGTCGGCGTCCTAGAACAGGCGGTGGCAGAGCGGGCCGACACCCTCTGCTCCACGCACACCGAGTCGTGCCGGGCTCGGACGTACTCCTGGCTCTCCATCGCCAGCCGGGCCCGGGAGCCGGCCGCCCGGCGACGAAGCCTGGGGGAACAACAGACTCGCCGCCCTCCGGTCCCACCAGCATGCCCCGTGGAGGGCGGCCCCCCTCACCCTCCACGGAGGTGCTCGCCGGCCGACGTCGACGCAGCGACAGCTAGGCGTCTTGGACCGGCTGGTAGGTGAGGAAGGCGAGGCCGTCGCCGACGGTCCGGGCGTGGACGAGGCGCATGGGCTTCTCGTCGCTGGTCTCGCCGAAGAGGCGCTCGCCGGCCCCGAGCACGACCGGGAACACGGTGAGCCGCAGTTCGTCGACGAGGTCGTGCTCCATCAGCGTGTGCACGAGCCGGCTGCTTGCGTATACGACGAGGTCGCCATCCAGCTCCTGCTTCAGCTTCGAGACCTCGTCCACCACGTCCCCCTTGAGCACCCTGCCCTTGGATGCCGTCGAGTCGCTCCACTTGGGCTCTTGGAGGGTGGAGGACACGACGTACTTGGGCAGGCTGTTCAACCTGTCCGCCCACGCGCCGGTACGGGACAGCCACCGCGTGGCGAACCACTCGTCGCTCCGCCGACCGAGGAGCAGGGCCTCGGCGCCCAGGGCCTCGGCGAGCAAGAGCTTCGCCCACGCCTCGCGGTCGTTGTCTCCCATCTGGAGGTACCAGCCACCCGGCCTGAAGCCCTCCTCACCGGTCGGATCCTGGACGACACCGTCGAGCGAGACGTTCTCGCTGATGATGATCTTTCCCATGGCGCTTCTCCCTGTGCTGTGTGGTCACTTGCCACTGAGGTAGACACCGAGAAACCGAGAAAGGGGCGCCCGCCAACCGCCCCCTTCGCCCCTCCGCCGGTGTCCATACAAGAAGGGCGACAAGATGCGGGAAGAGGTGACCCGAGAATGGGCGAAGCGGCAGCCGACTTGATCTCCAGGGCGCGGGCCGGGGACGGCGAGGCGTTCCGGCAGCTGACCGAGCCGTACCGCCGGGAGCTGCACGTGCACTGCTACCGGATGCTCGGATCGTTCCAGGACGCCGAGGACGTCCTGCAGGACACGCTGCTGGCCGCCTGGCAAGGCTTCGCAGGGTTCGAGGGACGCGCCTCGCTGCGTACCTGGCTGTACCGGATCGCCACCAACCGGTGCCTCAACGCGCGCCGGTCGGCCGGCCGACGCCAGGCCAAGGAGTGGGACGTGCCCAATGTGGAACCGCCCGCGCCCACCCGGCTGGGTGAGGTCGTCTGGCTCGAGCCCATTCCCAACGCCCTGCTTGAGGGGGTCATCGACGCACCGCTCGGCCCGGAGGCCCGCTACGAGCAGACCGAATCCATCTCCCTGGCCTTCATGACCGCCCTCCAGCTCCTGCCGCCTCGCCAGCTCGCCGTGCTCGTCCTGCGCGACGTCCTCGGGTTCCATGCCGCCGAGGTGGCCGACATGCTGGACGCGAGCATCCAGTCGGTCAAAAGCGCCCTCAAACGGGCGCGCGCCCGCCTGCAACACCGACGTCCAGCGACCGAACCGCCGCCCGCCTCCGACTCACCCTCCGAGGACGCGATCGTGGCGAAATTCGTCCGCGCATGGGAGTCCGCCGACCTGGACGCACTGGTGGCCCTTCTCACCGAGGACGTCTTCATGTCGATGCCACCGATGCCCTTCGAATACCAGGGCCGAGACGTCGTGGCCCGCTTCTGCGCCAGCATTTTCCGCGCAGATCGCAGGTTCGACCTCATCCCGACACGAGCCAACGGTCAGCCGGCGTTCGGCGCCTACCTGCGCGCCCGCAACGGCATCAGCCACGGGACCGGTCTCTACGTCCTGACCCTCACCGGCGACCGGATCTGCGCCATGACCCGCTTCGAAAACGGCGTGCTGCCATCATTCGGGCTACCCCGATCGCTCCCTCATCTCCCGAAGCTGGGATAACTCTTGCTGACGGGGCGGGTGATGCACAGCACGCTGCGCGCGCCCCGGCAACTCGCCAGAAAACTTGGCGCGTCGTTATCTCCGATGTGTCCAGGCGGGTTTGAGTCGAGAACGGCAGGGGTGCTGACGCGGGGCTGGACACGTCGTTCGCGTATCTGCCGAACGCGAGCGCCCAGCCCCCGCCTCGGTCGTGGTTAGGGCGTCACGACCTTCCCGCCGAAGGTCACGGCGAGGTGCCCGTCCGAGGCGAAGGACCAGCCCAGGGTTCCGCTGTAGGAGGAGCAGCGGGAGCCGTTCGTGCCGGTCCAGAACTGGTTCGAGCTGTCGGCGTCTCCGATGGTCTTGTCGTTCGAGCCGCTGACGCTGAAGCGGCACGAGGTGTTGGTCCGGAAGACCGAAGTGCCCGCGTCGAAGGAGAAATTGCGTTGGGGGTTGTCGACGCTCGCGTTGTTCGAGATCGTCATCTTGCCCGGATTGCTGTTGTACGTGAATCCGTGGTGACCGTTGCCGTAGGCGATGTCGTGCTGCACCACGTGGTTGACCGCGATGTCGTCACCGCCGAGCTTGTAGCCGTTGCGGTCGCCGTTGGAGTTCACGGTGCCGTCGCTCAGCGTCCCGTTCTTGTAGGACAGGGAGTACTCGATGGTCACCGGGCCGATCGCGCCCGTGTCGGTCTTCGTGTACAGGTCCCAACCGTCGTCGATGTTGTTGTGGGAGACGTCGTAACGGAAGACGTTCCCGGTGCCGGTGGTGAGCTTCGCGGCGAAGCCGTCGGCGTCCTCGCCGTCGGAGTCGGCGTTGTCGTGCGACTCCGAGCTCACGATCAGGTTGTTCGACGGCCACTGGCTGCTGGGAGTACTGGAGGAGATCCGACCCAACTGCAGTCCCGTGTCGCGGTTGTACGCGGTCACCGTCCGCTCGACGACGTTGTTGCTGCCGCCGACGTAGATGCCGTTGTCGCCGGCGCGTTGGACAGTGATGCCGTACAGACGCCAGTAGTTGGCGTACAGCTGGAGACCGCGGTTCGACGAACTCTCGCTCTGCGCCGAGAAGTTCAGCACCGGGGTCTCGCCCGGGTAGGCGGACAGGGTGGTGCGGGCGCTCGAGGTGCCGTTGTTGCCCGCCGGGATCGTGATCGTCGACGCGTAGTCGTACGTCCCGCCACGCAGGTAGATGGTGCCGCCGGATGCGATGCGGCTGATCGCCGTGGTGAGCGTCGTCGGGGCGGACTGCGTGCCGGCCGCGCTGTCGGTGCCGCTCGGC
This portion of the Streptomyces mirabilis genome encodes:
- a CDS encoding TetR/AcrR family transcriptional regulator, yielding MPQANDSYHHGDLRAACLRAARELLEEDGSAGLSLRAVARRAGVSATAPYRHYADRDALVSSVAAEGYRELAGYLTAAHPAPATPDDLTAVAVAYVRFALDHPAMFRVMFAEPCDPGNEERVEATAALSEYVRGIVRDTFPDADPDALSTTVWALVHGLAFLHLDGKLDASTPEVVADQVRTAVHALFTASPVASKAATEPSERARA
- a CDS encoding NADH:flavin oxidoreductase/NADH oxidase family protein; protein product: MASELFSPLSLRSGQVLGNRIAKAAMEENMAGDGQLPDGQLLSLYRRWATGGTGLLITGNVMVHAEALTGPAGVVLDDAAPLEPFTEWAKAGKSGGGAMWMQINHPGRQIQADMPGVVWGPSAVGVDLGKHSSRFGRPVAMTPEQIEATVTRYAVTAHRAEKAGFDGVEVHAAHGYLLSQFLSPLVNQRTDEWGGSLENRARMLLDVVRAVRAAVSPSFAVAVKLNSADFQRGGFDADDARQVIAMLEPLGVDLVELSGGSYESPAMSGRPADARTQAREAYFLDLAKDLVKTSPLPLMLTGGITRRDTAELVLASGVALVGMGTALAVTPDLPDRWRHGREADRQLRPVTWSDKALASAASTAQVRHQLRRIARGSRPKPHTRPAYALVAEQRQQRRALRRYRAWLSAS
- a CDS encoding dihydrofolate reductase family protein yields the protein MGKIIISENVSLDGVVQDPTGEEGFRPGGWYLQMGDNDREAWAKLLLAEALGAEALLLGRRSDEWFATRWLSRTGAWADRLNSLPKYVVSSTLQEPKWSDSTASKGRVLKGDVVDEVSKLKQELDGDLVVYASSRLVHTLMEHDLVDELRLTVFPVVLGAGERLFGETSDEKPMRLVHARTVGDGLAFLTYQPVQDA
- a CDS encoding sigma-70 family RNA polymerase sigma factor is translated as MGEAAADLISRARAGDGEAFRQLTEPYRRELHVHCYRMLGSFQDAEDVLQDTLLAAWQGFAGFEGRASLRTWLYRIATNRCLNARRSAGRRQAKEWDVPNVEPPAPTRLGEVVWLEPIPNALLEGVIDAPLGPEARYEQTESISLAFMTALQLLPPRQLAVLVLRDVLGFHAAEVADMLDASIQSVKSALKRARARLQHRRPATEPPPASDSPSEDAIVAKFVRAWESADLDALVALLTEDVFMSMPPMPFEYQGRDVVARFCASIFRADRRFDLIPTRANGQPAFGAYLRARNGISHGTGLYVLTLTGDRICAMTRFENGVLPSFGLPRSLPHLPKLG